From Roseibium alexandrii DFL-11, the proteins below share one genomic window:
- a CDS encoding methyltransferase, which yields MSAAKCLESAEDISDIAFGFMGSKALFSALNSDVFSLLSEKTLLPSEVAEGSNLDTERATTLLTALTALGLVRRDGDGFTNSPAAEAFLVKGKKYDFGDYLRFQIDRQMYPFMTQLNDALEGTLEEEQVASYEEWFSDAQEAELYSQSQHAGSLGPGRSLAKLVDLSSVRKLLDIGGGTGAFSISLCKAYPGLRSTILDFPNVAEVGKGFIEAEGLENRITYQPGNALKDTWPAQADAVLMSYLFSGVPGASIPGLVRKSMDTLTPGGTYMVHDFMVDESREGPKLAALWQLQHTAFNPEAKSITSTYVSGLMEAAGFKDVTIKEMIPGMTSLVFGRKPA from the coding sequence TTGTCTGCTGCCAAGTGTTTAGAATCCGCGGAAGATATTTCAGATATCGCCTTTGGTTTTATGGGATCCAAGGCGCTCTTTTCTGCGCTCAACTCTGATGTTTTCTCATTATTGTCGGAAAAAACCTTGCTTCCTTCTGAAGTTGCTGAGGGTTCTAATCTGGATACCGAGCGTGCAACGACACTCTTGACAGCCTTAACGGCGCTTGGGCTTGTGCGTCGCGATGGAGATGGGTTTACAAATTCACCCGCTGCCGAAGCCTTTCTGGTGAAAGGGAAAAAGTACGATTTTGGAGACTATCTAAGGTTTCAGATAGACCGTCAGATGTACCCGTTTATGACTCAGTTAAACGATGCTCTTGAGGGGACTCTGGAAGAAGAGCAGGTCGCATCCTACGAAGAATGGTTCAGTGACGCGCAAGAGGCTGAACTTTACTCCCAATCCCAGCATGCTGGCTCGCTAGGACCAGGGCGCAGCCTTGCCAAGTTGGTCGATCTTTCAAGCGTTAGAAAACTTCTCGATATAGGGGGGGGAACAGGCGCGTTTTCCATTTCGCTTTGCAAAGCCTATCCCGGGCTGCGTTCTACAATTTTGGACTTTCCGAACGTTGCTGAGGTCGGAAAAGGTTTTATTGAAGCAGAAGGCTTGGAAAACCGGATCACGTATCAACCTGGAAATGCACTAAAGGACACTTGGCCCGCACAAGCGGATGCGGTTCTGATGTCCTATCTATTCTCTGGTGTCCCCGGTGCGTCCATCCCAGGTCTGGTTCGGAAGTCGATGGACACCTTGACGCCCGGCGGCACCTATATGGTGCATGATTTCATGGTCGATGAAAGCCGCGAAGGGCCGAAACTTGCCGCTTTGTGGCAGCTTCAACACACCGCATTCAACCCGGAAGCCAAGTCCATTACGAGCACATACGTCTCGGGTCTTATGGAAGCAGCGGGGTTCAAGGACGTCACTATCAAGGAGATGATCCCGGGCATGACATCTTTGGTCTTTGGGCGCAAGCCAGCATGA
- a CDS encoding MaoC family dehydratase encodes MTKYFEEIEVGEKIELGMHTFKADDIIRFAEKYDPQPFHLSEEGAAKTHFGRLCASGWHTASVFMKLLVATNKRLIEAAQSEGRVPARVGPSPGFEKLRWIKPVFAGDTLTYQRVVTGKTESRSRPEWGIVHSDMVARNQNDEPVFSFKANVFVERRRD; translated from the coding sequence ATGACCAAGTATTTCGAGGAGATTGAAGTCGGTGAAAAGATCGAGTTGGGCATGCACACATTTAAAGCCGACGACATCATCCGCTTCGCTGAAAAATACGACCCTCAGCCCTTTCACCTCAGCGAAGAAGGGGCGGCCAAAACGCATTTCGGCCGATTGTGCGCCTCCGGCTGGCATACGGCGTCCGTCTTCATGAAGCTGCTGGTGGCAACCAACAAACGTTTGATTGAAGCGGCTCAAAGTGAAGGGCGCGTGCCCGCCCGTGTGGGTCCGTCTCCGGGTTTTGAAAAACTGAGGTGGATCAAACCGGTATTTGCTGGTGATACGCTGACCTATCAACGCGTCGTCACGGGCAAGACTGAAAGCCGCAGCCGGCCGGAGTGGGGCATCGTCCATTCCGACATGGTCGCACGCAATCAGAATGACGAACCGGTATTCTCTTTCAAAGCAAACGTCTTCGTGGAGCGGCGCAGGGACTGA
- a CDS encoding MFS transporter: protein MTTQIKQSRGRSILAAASGNVLEWYDFTVYGFMASTIAVLFFPSEDKVASLLSAFAVLAVGYAARPVGSLLFGHIGDRFGRKPVLIASVMTMGLGSVAIAALPTYDQIGITAAVLLVLIRIAQGISVAGEYTTSGVLIVEQAPADRRALTGSWIAFAMMWGCVLGSAVPTLISNVLTDEQMHSWGWRIPFVVGGLIAFLSTVLRRHLTEAAPKAQEWELGSPVLHTLKRFPGLIFEMVVLVIPVSVIYFVIFVYAVTYIGSEPGFTSAEALDITTVNLVIMALFVPVCGYLADKVGLRAAMMGAAISAIVLALPCWWLMLSTKLELVFIGQLGLTLASTAGWALSITALTQMAPQHLRCSTVAIGYNICLAVFGGTTPFVATYLVHETGDTFAPAYYIVLVSILSAIVIWRIPKHIARAGPMSVEPE, encoded by the coding sequence ATGACCACACAGATAAAGCAAAGCCGTGGCCGGTCCATTTTGGCCGCGGCCAGCGGAAATGTTCTGGAGTGGTACGACTTCACTGTTTACGGCTTCATGGCCTCCACAATTGCTGTTCTGTTCTTTCCTTCCGAGGACAAAGTCGCTTCGCTGTTGTCAGCATTCGCGGTGCTGGCAGTCGGATATGCAGCGAGGCCGGTAGGCAGCCTGCTGTTTGGGCATATCGGTGACCGGTTCGGCCGTAAACCTGTTCTGATCGCTTCAGTGATGACGATGGGTTTGGGATCAGTCGCCATTGCGGCATTACCGACTTATGACCAGATTGGCATTACAGCTGCTGTTCTCCTCGTCCTGATCCGGATCGCCCAGGGTATATCAGTTGCGGGCGAATACACGACATCTGGCGTGCTCATCGTCGAACAAGCTCCTGCAGACCGCCGGGCATTGACCGGCTCCTGGATTGCGTTTGCGATGATGTGGGGCTGTGTTCTGGGGTCTGCCGTGCCAACGCTGATCAGCAACGTTTTGACCGATGAACAGATGCACAGCTGGGGCTGGCGGATCCCGTTCGTTGTTGGAGGTTTGATTGCTTTTTTGAGCACCGTCCTCCGGCGGCATCTGACCGAAGCCGCTCCCAAAGCCCAAGAGTGGGAATTGGGCTCACCGGTGTTGCACACCTTGAAGCGGTTTCCCGGTCTCATTTTCGAGATGGTGGTGCTCGTGATCCCGGTATCCGTGATCTATTTTGTGATCTTCGTCTACGCCGTGACCTACATCGGCAGTGAACCCGGCTTCACATCCGCCGAAGCGCTGGACATCACGACTGTAAATCTCGTCATCATGGCCTTGTTTGTGCCGGTCTGCGGGTACCTTGCTGACAAGGTCGGCCTCAGAGCCGCTATGATGGGCGCAGCCATCAGCGCGATCGTTCTGGCATTGCCCTGCTGGTGGCTGATGCTGTCCACCAAGCTGGAACTGGTCTTTATCGGTCAGTTGGGACTTACGCTTGCCAGTACAGCCGGGTGGGCACTGTCGATTACCGCATTAACACAAATGGCGCCGCAGCACCTGCGATGCAGTACAGTAGCTATTGGCTACAATATCTGCCTGGCGGTGTTCGGGGGCACAACGCCTTTTGTGGCAACCTACCTTGTGCACGAAACCGGCGACACGTTTGCACCAGCCTACTACATCGTGCTCGTTTCGATCCTGTCTGCAATCGTGATCTGGCGGATCCCGAAACACATCGCGCGGGCAGGGCCCATGTCTGTTGAGCCCGAGTAA
- a CDS encoding fumarylacetoacetate hydrolase family protein, whose product MRTFVFAPPAVPAVPVDGTSDLFPVRRVYCIGRNYAAHAVEMGHDPDKEPPFFFQKNPDNLNTSGTFPYPPKSDDVHHEIELAVALKSGGRNIPVNKALDHLFGYAVSLDMTRRDLQGNAKKMGRPWEIGKAFEQSAPITPIVPAADCGHLSEGKIQLTVNGDLRQEGDLNQMIWKVPEMISYLSEYFELSPGDVIQTGTPAGVGPVVRGDKLVGSVEGLPTLEVTVI is encoded by the coding sequence ATGCGGACTTTCGTTTTTGCTCCTCCTGCCGTGCCTGCAGTTCCCGTTGACGGCACCAGCGACCTCTTCCCGGTCCGCCGCGTCTACTGCATTGGCCGGAATTACGCCGCCCACGCCGTGGAGATGGGGCACGACCCGGACAAGGAACCGCCGTTCTTCTTTCAGAAAAATCCGGACAATCTCAACACCTCCGGCACCTTTCCTTATCCGCCAAAATCTGACGACGTACATCACGAGATCGAACTGGCTGTCGCTTTGAAATCAGGCGGGCGCAACATTCCGGTCAACAAGGCGCTGGATCATTTATTCGGGTATGCCGTTTCGCTCGACATGACACGGCGCGATCTTCAAGGAAACGCAAAGAAGATGGGCCGCCCCTGGGAGATCGGAAAGGCGTTTGAGCAGTCCGCCCCCATCACGCCAATTGTCCCGGCAGCCGATTGTGGTCATCTTTCCGAAGGCAAGATCCAGCTCACGGTAAACGGCGATCTGCGCCAAGAAGGCGATCTCAACCAAATGATCTGGAAGGTCCCGGAAATGATCTCCTATCTTTCGGAGTATTTCGAGCTGTCGCCAGGAGATGTCATCCAAACCGGCACGCCTGCAGGCGTTGGGCCGGTTGTGCGCGGCGACAAGCTGGTTGGGTCAGTAGAGGGATTGCCTACCCTGGAAGTCACTGTGATTTAA
- a CDS encoding MaoC family dehydratase, which yields MPDIYHFEDFEPGQVFELGSVTASKDEIIEFAEEFDPQPFHLDEEAGKASMLGGLAASGWHTGSMVMRLLATNLLNNSTGQGSPGIDELKWQSPVYPGDTLTAKAEVLASKELRSKPDLGIVTFRITATNQDQKQVMFWENPILFLKRGAAQ from the coding sequence ATGCCAGACATATATCATTTTGAAGACTTCGAGCCCGGACAGGTTTTTGAACTGGGCAGCGTGACCGCAAGCAAAGACGAGATTATCGAGTTCGCCGAAGAGTTCGACCCGCAACCGTTTCATCTCGATGAAGAGGCCGGGAAAGCCTCCATGCTCGGCGGGCTGGCAGCATCCGGCTGGCACACCGGGTCGATGGTGATGCGTTTGCTCGCCACCAATCTCTTGAACAACTCCACCGGGCAAGGCTCGCCCGGCATAGATGAACTGAAGTGGCAAAGCCCGGTCTATCCAGGAGACACACTCACGGCAAAAGCTGAGGTTCTGGCGAGCAAGGAGCTACGATCCAAGCCCGACCTGGGGATCGTGACATTTCGCATCACGGCGACCAATCAAGATCAGAAACAGGTGATGTTTTGGGAAAATCCCATTCTGTTCCTGAAGCGGGGGGCCGCTCAATGA
- a CDS encoding SLC13 family permease: MTLDQILLFSLFAVVFALLIWGKIRFDLVAFAALILAAFLDLVPSDQVFSGFGHPAVIIIALVLIVSRGLMNSGAVELVAKYLFSASRSLSGHIGIMAIVGAGLSGIINNVAALALLMPLDLEAAKKAARSPGLSLMPLSFATILGGMITLIGTPPNIVIAQYRSDALGSPFSMFDFAPVGLVVAISGIAFVTLIGWRLLPARFRQAPETDSMAEGLYSAELKVGKLPEDKDLTLGDLYPVADEKDVAIIGLVRHGSRIRGFARRELIKENDFILVEGDPKAIETFMGAAKLEFAGSERHKGGLTGGALSLTEAIVPDTARINGSSAFQLRLLYGHGVTLLGISRAGRRIQNRVRHETIRPGDVLLLLGSSDRLEMAVQWLGVFPLEGRTTGMIQRNKARLAILGFVLAIAAAVAGFAYLPVALAACVVLYAATGLVSGSDVYTAVEWKVIVLLGSLIPLGKAFEAAGNAQIIADGILALTAGAPAWVTLAVLMAVTMTLSDFLNNVATCLIAAPISVQIANSLGVNPDPFLMAVAVAGSCAFLTPIGHKNNTIIMGPGGYRFGDYWRIGLPLEVLVLAVGIPAILVFWPL; this comes from the coding sequence GTGACGCTCGATCAGATACTGCTGTTTTCACTCTTCGCAGTCGTCTTCGCCCTGCTGATTTGGGGCAAAATCCGCTTCGACCTGGTCGCCTTTGCCGCCCTGATCCTCGCAGCATTCCTGGACCTTGTCCCTTCGGATCAAGTCTTTTCCGGCTTCGGTCACCCTGCGGTCATCATCATCGCCCTTGTGTTGATCGTGTCGCGCGGACTGATGAATTCCGGGGCCGTGGAACTGGTTGCCAAGTACCTGTTCTCTGCATCCCGCAGCCTGTCTGGTCATATCGGCATCATGGCCATCGTTGGTGCCGGACTGTCCGGCATTATCAACAATGTGGCAGCTCTCGCGCTTCTGATGCCGCTGGATCTGGAAGCCGCCAAGAAAGCTGCGCGGTCTCCTGGCCTGTCGTTGATGCCTCTTTCCTTCGCAACGATCCTTGGCGGCATGATCACATTGATCGGAACACCGCCCAATATTGTGATTGCCCAGTACCGGTCAGACGCGCTCGGGTCGCCGTTTTCCATGTTCGATTTCGCCCCAGTCGGCCTTGTTGTCGCGATCAGCGGCATCGCCTTTGTGACGTTGATCGGCTGGCGGCTGTTGCCGGCGCGATTCCGGCAGGCGCCCGAAACCGACAGCATGGCCGAGGGGCTCTACAGCGCGGAATTGAAGGTCGGCAAACTGCCCGAAGACAAGGACCTCACGCTTGGCGATCTTTATCCGGTCGCGGACGAAAAAGATGTCGCGATCATCGGACTGGTGCGCCATGGCAGCCGCATCAGAGGGTTTGCCCGCCGGGAACTGATCAAGGAGAACGACTTCATTCTCGTAGAAGGCGATCCGAAGGCCATCGAAACCTTCATGGGAGCGGCAAAACTGGAGTTCGCCGGATCCGAACGCCACAAAGGCGGTTTGACGGGAGGCGCTTTGAGCCTCACCGAGGCTATTGTTCCAGATACGGCGCGCATCAATGGCTCGTCGGCCTTTCAGCTCAGGCTTCTCTACGGTCATGGCGTGACGCTGCTGGGGATTTCCCGTGCGGGGCGCCGGATCCAAAACCGTGTCCGGCATGAAACGATCCGGCCAGGTGATGTCCTCTTGCTGCTTGGTTCATCCGATCGATTGGAGATGGCAGTTCAATGGCTTGGCGTGTTTCCGCTGGAAGGCAGGACCACCGGAATGATCCAGCGCAACAAGGCTCGGCTGGCCATATTGGGCTTCGTTCTTGCGATCGCAGCAGCTGTCGCAGGGTTCGCTTACCTTCCGGTCGCGCTCGCTGCCTGCGTCGTCCTTTATGCAGCGACCGGCCTCGTCAGCGGTTCGGATGTCTACACAGCCGTCGAATGGAAAGTGATCGTGCTTCTCGGCTCGCTGATCCCTCTCGGAAAGGCGTTTGAAGCGGCAGGCAATGCTCAGATCATCGCCGATGGAATTCTGGCCCTGACGGCCGGAGCACCAGCCTGGGTGACGTTGGCGGTTTTGATGGCCGTCACCATGACCTTGTCCGATTTCCTGAATAACGTCGCGACGTGCCTGATCGCAGCCCCTATCTCGGTTCAGATCGCAAACAGTCTTGGTGTCAATCCCGACCCGTTTTTGATGGCGGTCGCGGTTGCCGGTTCCTGTGCCTTTCTGACCCCAATTGGGCACAAGAATAACACGATCATCATGGGACCCGGCGGATACCGCTTCGGCGATTACTGGCGCATCGGCCTTCCGCTGGAAGTGCTGGTTTTGGCTGTTGGCATTCCGGCGATCCTGGTGTTCTGGCCGCTTTAG